A region of Pseudomonas cavernicola DNA encodes the following proteins:
- a CDS encoding NYN domain-containing protein → MKDLNEHKKIAVLIDADNAQHSKIKAIISEISVHGHIVIKRAYGDWSKDNLKGWKTSLNELAIQPIQQFAYTTGKNSTDASMIIDAMDLLYSNKFDAFVLVSSDSDFTKLASRLREAEIVVYGVGEKKTPISFRNACDDFIYTENIGVEIAEEAQEQQRTKDYSNAEDLVPALTKAWERYQDDEGWANVAPAGSFVKRAMPDFDPRSYNASKFPDIISRLTSHFEMKKFKGKGTVNIVAYKPLTDA, encoded by the coding sequence ATGAAAGACCTGAACGAGCACAAGAAAATTGCAGTGCTGATTGACGCCGATAACGCACAGCACTCGAAGATAAAGGCAATAATCAGCGAAATATCTGTTCATGGGCACATTGTAATAAAAAGAGCATACGGGGATTGGTCAAAAGACAATTTGAAAGGATGGAAAACATCTTTAAACGAGCTGGCCATACAACCAATTCAGCAATTTGCATACACCACGGGCAAGAACTCTACAGACGCCTCAATGATTATTGACGCAATGGATCTGCTGTACTCGAACAAGTTTGATGCCTTTGTTCTAGTATCAAGTGATAGCGATTTTACAAAATTAGCATCCAGGCTTAGAGAGGCGGAGATAGTCGTTTATGGTGTCGGGGAAAAGAAGACTCCCATTTCTTTTCGAAACGCTTGTGACGACTTCATTTATACGGAGAATATCGGCGTAGAAATAGCTGAAGAAGCACAAGAACAGCAAAGAACTAAGGACTACAGCAACGCTGAAGACCTTGTACCTGCTCTAACTAAAGCCTGGGAACGTTATCAAGACGATGAAGGGTGGGCAAACGTTGCACCTGCCGGAAGTTTTGTTAAACGCGCCATGCCAGACTTTGATCCTCGATCATATAACGCCAGCAAATTTCCAGACATAATTTCACGCCTTACCAGTCATTTCGAAATGAAGAAATTCAAGGGTAAAGGCACAGTTAATATCGTTGCATACAAACCTCTTACAGACGCTTAA
- a CDS encoding GFA family protein, producing MIEYFQGSCLCGAVKYEIRSRPKALSHCHCSHCRKGHGAAFASYGSVLRNDLHLVQGADDIKSYSSSASVLRQFCAHCGSSLFWSRSQGEYSDWISIALGTLDTPFTSEKQKHIQVISKAPWYEIRDPWPQSG from the coding sequence ATGATTGAATACTTTCAGGGCAGCTGCCTTTGCGGTGCCGTTAAATACGAAATCCGATCTCGCCCCAAAGCGCTGAGCCACTGCCATTGCAGCCACTGTCGTAAAGGCCATGGGGCCGCATTCGCCAGCTATGGCAGTGTGTTGCGTAATGACCTGCACTTGGTTCAGGGCGCGGATGACATCAAGTCCTACTCTTCCTCCGCATCAGTGCTTCGCCAGTTCTGCGCCCACTGTGGCTCGTCGCTGTTTTGGTCGAGAAGCCAAGGTGAATACTCCGACTGGATCTCGATAGCGCTCGGCACCCTGGACACTCCATTCACGTCGGAAAAGCAGAAGCACATCCAGGTGATATCCAAGGCACCATGGTATGAAATTCGGGATCCTTGGCCACAGTCCGGCTGA
- a CDS encoding NorM family multidrug efflux MATE transporter, with protein sequence MSHTTRDELWAILRLAGPLIAAQLAHVLMVFTDTVMMGLLGPEALAGGGLGAASYSFVSIFCVGVIAAVGNLVAIRHGAGDAAGAARLTQSGLWLGWGLALGAGLLLWNLGPLLLQFGQAPDSVVAATSFLSTLVLALPGYMSFMALRGFTSAIGRAGPVMAISIGGALANFLLNYVLIHGLFGLPRLGLAGIGLVTALVMNAMALLLALHVIRNPAYAAYPLLRGLLRPSRAALGELLRLGLPIGGTYAVESGLFAFAALCMGALGSTQLAAHQIALQSVYVAFMVPVGISYAVTFRIGQHFGAGRLADARRAGRLGIAVGAACMLGFALLFWLAPGQVVGLFLDHNDPAYTEVIALAVSLLAIAAWFELFDGIQTIAMGAIRGLKDAKTTFLVGLACYWLVGAPAAWWLTFQLGWGAAGVWWGLALGLACAALGLTLGFEWKTSRLLPLERPCLT encoded by the coding sequence ATGTCGCACACCACCCGTGACGAACTCTGGGCCATCTTGCGCCTTGCCGGACCGCTGATTGCCGCGCAGCTGGCGCATGTCTTGATGGTCTTCACAGACACCGTAATGATGGGCCTGCTCGGCCCCGAAGCACTGGCCGGGGGTGGTTTGGGCGCGGCCAGCTATTCCTTTGTCTCGATCTTCTGCGTCGGCGTGATCGCCGCTGTCGGCAACCTCGTCGCTATCCGCCATGGCGCCGGGGATGCCGCCGGCGCCGCGCGCCTGACCCAGAGCGGTCTCTGGCTCGGCTGGGGGTTGGCGCTCGGTGCCGGGCTGCTGCTGTGGAACCTCGGGCCACTGCTGTTGCAATTCGGCCAGGCGCCGGACAGCGTGGTCGCGGCAACCAGCTTTCTCTCCACCCTGGTACTCGCCCTCCCCGGCTATATGAGCTTTATGGCGCTACGCGGCTTCACCAGCGCCATCGGCCGCGCCGGCCCGGTGATGGCGATCAGCATCGGCGGGGCACTGGCCAACTTCCTCCTCAACTATGTGCTGATCCACGGCCTGTTCGGCCTGCCGCGCCTGGGCCTGGCCGGGATTGGCCTGGTCACCGCGCTGGTGATGAATGCCATGGCGCTGTTGCTCGCACTGCATGTGATCCGCAATCCGGCGTATGCCGCCTACCCGCTGCTGCGTGGCCTGCTGCGCCCGTCACGGGCGGCGCTGGGCGAGCTGCTGCGCCTGGGCCTGCCGATTGGCGGGACCTACGCGGTGGAATCTGGCTTGTTCGCTTTCGCCGCGCTGTGCATGGGCGCACTGGGCAGCACGCAGTTGGCGGCGCACCAGATCGCCCTGCAGTCGGTGTACGTGGCATTTATGGTGCCGGTGGGCATTTCCTACGCCGTGACCTTCCGCATCGGCCAACATTTCGGTGCCGGGCGCCTGGCGGATGCGCGGCGTGCCGGACGCCTCGGCATCGCCGTGGGTGCCGCTTGCATGCTCGGCTTCGCCCTGCTGTTCTGGCTGGCGCCTGGCCAGGTGGTTGGACTGTTCCTCGACCACAACGATCCGGCCTACACCGAGGTGATCGCGCTGGCCGTCAGCCTGCTGGCCATCGCCGCCTGGTTTGAGCTGTTCGACGGCATCCAGACCATTGCCATGGGGGCGATCCGGGGTTTGAAAGATGCCAAGACCACTTTCCTGGTCGGCCTGGCCTGCTACTGGCTGGTAGGCGCACCGGCGGCCTGGTGGCTGACCTTCCAGCTCGGCTGGGGCGCCGCGGGGGTCTGGTGGGGGCTGGCCCTGGGTCTGGCCTGTGCGGCGCTGGGGCTGACCTTGGGCTTCGAATGGAAAACCTCCCGCCTGCTACCGCTCGAACGCCCGTGCCTAACGTAG
- a CDS encoding putative bifunctional diguanylate cyclase/phosphodiesterase, producing the protein MSALVEPLRIVLLAEVPEWAVLLREHLAALGNLSPLITAPSWEAASGLFDEDGNGLLLTTQALQPAPGRCALPTVLLLEQEPAEPPIGVSDWLVRDSLSTDVLRRCLRYVREQGTLKDTLQRLAEQDPLTGIANRQGFQALLAARLAEFQGRGLALGHLDLDNFRHANDALGHQAGDRLILQVVARLKTQLEAGDQLARLGSDEFALLLDIRRDPARGERIAERVIEALSEPYWVDGESLLIGCSLGLAHARAEVGADPLMWYAHIAMQQAKSAQGCTLHVYDERINRNARSLADLEAELRRALRRDELELHYQPRLCLHSGQILGLEALVRWRHGKRGLLAPNEFVPLAEESGLIVPLGYWVISRALRDMQWLRGRGLPALHMAVNLSFRQFQDSQLLPTLNRLISERGVDAQWLEFELTETAVMRRSDHVQLTMQALGRLGVRFSLDDFGTGFSSFVHLNSLPITLLKIDKSFVGGMDERPENRQLVRAMINLAHNLELEVVAEGVENAEQLALLRQFGCDQVQGYLISKPLPLAELARFLVFGSRQALLAKLPS; encoded by the coding sequence TTGTCCGCGCTTGTCGAACCCTTACGTATAGTCCTACTGGCCGAGGTGCCTGAATGGGCGGTTTTACTGCGTGAGCATCTGGCCGCGTTGGGCAACCTTTCCCCGCTGATTACCGCGCCGTCCTGGGAGGCCGCCAGTGGCCTGTTCGATGAGGACGGCAACGGTTTGCTGTTAACCACGCAGGCTTTGCAGCCGGCCCCCGGGCGTTGCGCGCTGCCGACAGTGCTGCTGCTGGAACAAGAGCCGGCCGAACCGCCGATCGGGGTTAGCGATTGGCTGGTGCGCGATAGCCTCAGCACCGATGTGTTGCGCCGCTGCCTGCGTTATGTACGTGAGCAGGGCACTCTGAAAGATACCTTGCAGCGTTTGGCCGAGCAGGACCCGCTGACCGGCATCGCCAACCGCCAGGGTTTCCAGGCATTACTTGCGGCGCGTCTGGCCGAGTTCCAGGGGCGTGGTCTGGCCCTCGGCCATCTCGATCTGGACAACTTCCGCCACGCCAACGATGCCCTCGGCCACCAAGCCGGCGATCGCTTGATTCTGCAGGTGGTCGCGCGGCTGAAGACGCAGCTGGAGGCCGGCGATCAGCTGGCGCGCCTGGGCAGTGACGAGTTCGCCCTGTTGCTGGATATCCGCCGTGACCCGGCGCGCGGCGAGCGGATTGCCGAGCGCGTCATCGAGGCGCTGTCCGAACCCTATTGGGTGGATGGCGAGAGCCTGCTGATCGGCTGCAGCCTGGGGCTGGCCCATGCTCGCGCCGAGGTGGGGGCCGATCCGTTGATGTGGTACGCGCATATTGCCATGCAGCAGGCCAAGAGTGCCCAGGGCTGCACCCTCCATGTCTATGACGAGCGGATCAACCGTAATGCGCGCAGCCTCGCCGACCTTGAGGCCGAGCTGCGTCGCGCCCTGCGCCGGGACGAGTTGGAGCTGCACTATCAACCGCGGCTGTGCCTGCACAGCGGGCAGATTCTCGGCCTGGAAGCGCTGGTGCGCTGGCGGCATGGCAAGCGTGGGCTACTAGCGCCGAATGAGTTCGTACCGTTGGCCGAAGAGAGCGGGCTGATCGTGCCGCTCGGCTATTGGGTGATTTCCCGTGCTCTGCGCGACATGCAGTGGCTGCGTGGACGCGGCCTGCCGGCGTTGCACATGGCGGTCAATCTATCGTTCCGCCAGTTTCAGGACAGCCAGTTGCTGCCGACCTTGAACCGATTGATCAGCGAGCGCGGGGTGGACGCTCAATGGCTCGAATTCGAGCTGACCGAGACCGCCGTGATGCGCCGCAGTGACCACGTGCAGCTGACCATGCAGGCGCTCGGGCGGCTCGGCGTGCGCTTCTCACTGGACGATTTCGGCACCGGGTTTTCCTCCTTCGTGCACCTCAACAGCTTGCCGATCACCCTGCTGAAGATCGACAAAAGTTTCGTCGGCGGCATGGATGAACGCCCGGAGAATCGCCAACTGGTTCGGGCGATGATCAACCTGGCGCATAACCTCGAACTGGAGGTGGTGGCCGAAGGGGTGGAAAACGCCGAGCAGCTGGCTCTGTTACGCCAGTTCGGTTGTGATCAAGTGCAGGGCTATCTGATCAGCAAACCCTTGCCGCTGGCCGAGTTGGCGCGTTTCCTGGTGTTTGGCAGCCGTCAGGCGCTGCTGGCCAAGTTGCCTTCGTAG
- a CDS encoding nucleotidyltransferase family protein, producing MIQLSQVQTIIAADPVRWRILRLVQELELPDCWVAAGFVRSAIWDHLHQRSTSPLPPDVDVIWFDSERTSPDLDTHIEAALRRKDQTIDWSVKNQARMHLRNDDSPYSSAVDAMTHWPETATAVAVRLGVEGVVEVAAPLGLDDLFDLVVRPTAKFQADKRQVYLNRLRSKNWLATWPDLKVPPIG from the coding sequence ATGATCCAGCTCTCGCAGGTGCAGACCATCATCGCTGCCGATCCGGTACGTTGGCGGATACTCCGTCTGGTGCAAGAGCTAGAGCTTCCCGATTGCTGGGTTGCAGCGGGCTTCGTGCGCAGCGCGATATGGGATCACCTACATCAGCGAAGCACCTCACCGCTGCCTCCGGATGTCGATGTCATCTGGTTCGACAGCGAGCGGACCTCTCCGGACCTGGACACCCACATCGAAGCCGCCTTGCGGCGCAAGGACCAAACGATAGATTGGTCCGTAAAGAACCAGGCGCGCATGCACCTGCGCAATGATGATTCCCCCTACTCCTCGGCGGTCGATGCCATGACCCATTGGCCGGAAACGGCCACCGCCGTTGCTGTACGGCTTGGAGTAGAGGGTGTGGTCGAGGTCGCGGCACCACTCGGCCTAGACGATCTCTTTGACCTTGTCGTCCGACCTACGGCGAAGTTCCAGGCAGATAAACGGCAGGTCTATCTGAACCGCCTTCGCTCAAAAAACTGGCTCGCAACCTGGCCGGATCTGAAAGTTCCCCCGATAGGCTGA
- a CDS encoding LysR substrate-binding domain-containing protein: MSQRLPGLYALRAFEAAARHASFTRAAEELAITQSAVSRHIRTLEEHFACRLFQRQGRNLQLTEAARLLLPGVREGFAALERACNTLRAEDDTLRLKAPSTLTMRWLLARLSRFRHLQADNEVQLTSAWMDVDKVDFLNEPFDCAVLLGDGHFPPEWESTLLFREWLIPVGPPTLVKEGPWDAARLAREELLHPTPDRRDWRQWLERMGLSTQVSLKGGQVFDTLELGMVAAARGYGVSIGDLVMVAEDVEQGRLALPWPSAVASGCSYYLVWPKARRGQERLRRLSEFLQAEVQAMVLPDVERLE, translated from the coding sequence ATGTCGCAGCGTCTCCCCGGACTGTATGCCCTGCGTGCCTTCGAAGCTGCCGCTCGGCATGCCTCCTTCACTCGGGCGGCGGAGGAGCTAGCTATTACCCAGAGCGCGGTGAGCCGGCATATCCGCACCCTCGAGGAGCATTTCGCCTGTCGGCTGTTCCAGCGTCAGGGCCGCAACCTGCAATTGACCGAGGCGGCACGGCTGCTATTGCCGGGCGTACGCGAAGGCTTTGCGGCGTTGGAGCGAGCCTGCAATACCTTGCGCGCGGAGGACGACACGCTGCGGCTCAAGGCGCCCTCCACCCTGACCATGCGCTGGTTGCTGGCGCGGCTCAGCCGCTTCCGGCATTTGCAGGCTGACAATGAGGTGCAACTGACCAGCGCCTGGATGGATGTGGACAAAGTGGATTTTCTCAACGAGCCCTTTGACTGCGCCGTGCTGCTCGGCGACGGACACTTCCCGCCGGAATGGGAGAGCACGCTGTTGTTCCGCGAGTGGCTGATCCCGGTGGGCCCTCCGACCCTGGTCAAGGAGGGGCCGTGGGATGCCGCGCGCTTGGCCCGTGAAGAACTGCTGCACCCAACCCCGGATCGCCGCGATTGGCGGCAATGGTTGGAGCGGATGGGCTTGAGTACGCAGGTGTCGCTCAAGGGTGGGCAAGTGTTCGATACCCTGGAGCTGGGCATGGTCGCCGCTGCACGCGGTTACGGGGTGTCCATCGGTGATTTGGTCATGGTCGCCGAGGATGTCGAGCAAGGGCGGCTGGCCCTGCCGTGGCCGAGCGCGGTGGCCAGCGGTTGCAGCTATTACCTGGTCTGGCCCAAGGCGCGGCGCGGCCAGGAGCGCTTGCGCCGGCTCAGCGAATTTTTGCAGGCGGAGGTGCAGGCGATGGTTTTGCCGGATGTGGAGCGGCTGGAGTAA
- the rep gene encoding DNA helicase Rep codes for MSRLNPRQQEAVNYVGGPLLVLAGAGSGKTSVITRKIAHLVQQCGIRAQHIVAMTFTNKAAREMKERVGTLLKGAEGRGLTVSTFHNLGLNIIRKEHSRLGFKPGFSIFDETDVKALMTDIMQKEYAGDDGVDEIKNMIGAWKNDLILPPQALENARNPKEQTAAIVYLHYQRTLRAYNAVDFDDLILLPVKLFQEHADILEKWQNKVRYLLVDEYQDTNASQYLLVKMLVGQRNQFTVVGDDDQSIYAWRGARPENLMLLKEDYPSLKVVMLEQNYRSTSRILKCANVLIANNPHAFEKQLWSEMGHGDEIRVIRCRNEDAECERVAMEILSLHLRTDRPYSDFAILYRGNYQAKLMELKLQHHQIPYRLSGGTSFFGRQEVKDLMAYFRLLVNPDDDNAFLRVINVPRREIGSTTLEKLGNYATERKTSMYNAADEMGLGEHLDSRFTERLQRFKRWMDGVRQQCAQNDPIAALRSMVMDIDYENWLRQNASSDKVAEARMGNVWFLIEALKNTLERDEDGDMTIEEAIGKLVLRDMLERQQEEEDGAEGVQMLTLHASKGLEFPYVFIIGMEEEILPHRSSIEADTIEEERRLAYVGITRARQTLAFTFAAKRKQYGEIIDCAPSRFLDELPAEDLQWEGLEDTPVEVKAVRGNAALADIRAMMKK; via the coding sequence ATGTCCCGACTCAATCCCCGGCAGCAAGAAGCCGTGAACTACGTCGGCGGCCCACTTTTGGTGCTCGCTGGCGCCGGCTCCGGCAAGACCAGCGTAATCACCCGCAAGATCGCCCATCTGGTGCAGCAGTGCGGTATCCGCGCCCAACACATCGTTGCGATGACCTTCACCAACAAGGCCGCGCGCGAGATGAAAGAGCGCGTCGGTACCCTGCTCAAAGGCGCCGAAGGCCGCGGCCTGACGGTTTCGACCTTCCACAACCTGGGCCTGAACATCATCCGCAAGGAGCACTCACGCCTGGGCTTCAAGCCCGGTTTCTCGATTTTCGACGAGACCGACGTGAAAGCCTTGATGACCGACATCATGCAGAAGGAGTACGCCGGCGACGACGGTGTCGACGAGATCAAGAACATGATCGGCGCCTGGAAGAACGATCTGATTCTGCCGCCGCAAGCCCTGGAAAATGCCCGCAACCCCAAGGAACAGACCGCTGCCATCGTCTACCTGCACTACCAGCGCACCCTGCGGGCCTACAACGCAGTGGATTTCGATGACCTGATCCTGCTGCCGGTAAAGCTGTTTCAGGAGCATGCCGACATCCTCGAGAAGTGGCAGAACAAGGTGCGCTACCTGCTGGTCGACGAATATCAGGACACCAACGCCAGCCAATACCTGCTGGTGAAGATGCTGGTCGGCCAGCGCAACCAGTTCACCGTAGTCGGCGACGATGACCAGTCGATCTACGCCTGGCGCGGCGCGCGCCCGGAAAATCTGATGCTGCTGAAGGAGGACTACCCCTCGCTGAAGGTGGTAATGCTCGAGCAGAACTACCGCTCGACCAGCCGCATCCTCAAGTGCGCCAACGTGCTGATCGCCAACAACCCGCACGCCTTCGAGAAACAGCTGTGGAGCGAGATGGGCCACGGCGACGAAATCCGCGTGATCCGCTGCCGCAACGAAGACGCCGAGTGCGAGCGCGTGGCCATGGAAATCCTCAGCCTGCACCTGCGCACCGACCGCCCCTACAGCGATTTTGCGATCCTCTACCGCGGTAACTATCAGGCCAAGCTGATGGAGCTGAAGTTGCAGCACCATCAGATTCCCTATCGCCTGTCCGGCGGCACCAGCTTCTTCGGCCGACAGGAAGTGAAGGACTTGATGGCCTATTTCCGCCTGCTGGTAAACCCGGATGACGACAACGCCTTTCTGCGGGTGATCAACGTACCGCGCCGCGAGATCGGCTCGACCACCCTGGAAAAACTCGGCAACTACGCCACCGAACGCAAGACCTCGATGTACAACGCCGCCGATGAGATGGGCCTTGGCGAGCACCTCGACAGCCGTTTCACCGAGCGCCTGCAGCGCTTCAAGCGCTGGATGGACGGGGTGCGCCAGCAGTGCGCGCAAAACGATCCGATCGCCGCGCTACGAAGCATGGTGATGGACATCGACTACGAGAATTGGCTGCGGCAGAACGCCTCCAGCGACAAGGTAGCCGAGGCGCGGATGGGCAATGTCTGGTTCCTCATCGAAGCGCTGAAAAACACCCTGGAGCGCGACGAAGACGGTGACATGACCATCGAGGAGGCCATCGGCAAGCTGGTCCTGCGCGACATGCTCGAACGCCAGCAGGAAGAGGAAGACGGCGCCGAGGGCGTGCAGATGCTGACCTTGCATGCCTCCAAGGGCCTGGAGTTTCCCTACGTGTTCATCATCGGCATGGAAGAGGAAATCCTCCCCCACCGCTCCAGCATCGAAGCCGACACCATCGAGGAAGAGCGCCGCCTGGCCTACGTCGGCATCACCCGCGCCCGACAAACCCTGGCCTTCACCTTTGCCGCCAAACGCAAACAATACGGCGAGATCATCGACTGCGCGCCAAGCCGCTTCCTCGATGAGCTGCCTGCGGAAGATTTGCAGTGGGAAGGCCTGGAAGACACCCCGGTAGAAGTCAAAGCCGTACGCGGTAACGCGGCCTTGGCAGACATCCGGGCGATGATGAAGAAATAG
- a CDS encoding xanthine phosphoribosyltransferase has product MEALKKKIIEEGIVLSDQVLKVDAFLNHQIDPLLMQQIGQAFAKLFRDQGITKIVTIEASGIAPAVMAGLELGVPVIFARKYQSLTLTDNLLISKVFSFTKQSESTIAVSAKHLLANDRVLLIDDFLANGRAAHGLIDLIKQAGATIVGIGVVIEKSFQKGRQELDEQGYWVESLARIQSLENGTVRFLD; this is encoded by the coding sequence GTGGAAGCGCTAAAAAAGAAGATCATCGAAGAAGGCATCGTGCTGTCCGATCAGGTGCTCAAGGTCGATGCCTTCCTTAACCACCAGATCGACCCGCTGTTGATGCAGCAGATTGGCCAGGCCTTCGCCAAGCTTTTCCGCGATCAGGGCATCACTAAAATCGTCACCATCGAAGCCTCGGGTATCGCCCCAGCGGTGATGGCCGGGCTGGAGCTTGGCGTGCCGGTGATCTTCGCCCGCAAGTATCAGTCCCTGACGCTGACCGACAACCTGCTGATCTCCAAGGTGTTCTCCTTCACCAAGCAGAGCGAAAGCACCATCGCCGTTTCCGCCAAGCACCTGCTGGCCAACGATCGAGTGTTGCTGATCGACGACTTCCTGGCTAACGGTCGCGCGGCCCATGGCCTGATCGACCTGATCAAGCAGGCCGGTGCAACCATCGTCGGCATCGGTGTAGTGATCGAGAAGTCATTTCAGAAAGGTCGCCAGGAACTCGACGAGCAAGGTTACTGGGTCGAGTCGCTGGCGCGCATCCAGTCCCTGGAAAACGGCACGGTGCGCTTTCTCGACTGA